A single Tenacibaculum sp. Bg11-29 DNA region contains:
- the gyrA gene encoding DNA gyrase subunit A, whose amino-acid sequence MADGEKLIPINIEEQMKSAYIDYSMSVIVSRALPDVRDGLKPVHRRVLFGMHELGIKATGSYKKSARIVGEVLGKYHPHGDTSVYDSMVRMAQSWSVRYMMVDGQGNFGSVDGDSPAAMRYTEVRMQKISEDMLADIEKETVDHRLNFDDTLQEPTVLPTRIPNLLVNGASGIAVGMATNMAPHNLTEVVNGTLAYIENRDIEIDELMEHIKAPDFPTGGTIYGYEGVRDAFHTGRGRIVMRAKTSFEEVKGRECIIVTEIPYQVNKAEMIKKTAELVNDKKLEGIANIRDESDRNGMRIVYILKRDAIPNIVLNKLYKYTQLQTSFSVNNIALVKGRPEQLNLKQLIHYFVEHRHEVVVRRTEFELKKAEARAHILEGLIIASDNIDEVIKIIRASKNGDEAREKLIERFELSEIQAKAIVEMRLRQLTGLEQDKLRAEFDEIMLTIADLKDILANESRRYQIITDELIHIRDKYGDERRSVIHYAGGDMRIEDMIPNSKVVVTISHAGYVKRTNLDEYKVQNRGGRGQKGATTRNEDFLEHLFVGTNHQYMMFFTQKGKVFWMRVYEIPEGGKNTKGRAMQNLINIEPDDKVKAFLVTQDLKDEDYINSHYVIMATKKGQVKKTSLEQYSRPRTNGINAITIKEGDELLEAKLTTGDSQVMLALKSGKSIRFEEAKTRPMGRTASGVRGITLQHDKDEVIGMIAVNDMESNILVVSEKGYGKRSKLEDYRVTNRGGKGVKTLNISEKTGELVAIKNVDDSNDLMIINKSGLTIRMAVEDLRVMGRATQGVRLINIKDSDSIAAVAKVMREDDEDEEVVEGEEDNGTEIENETNEGQE is encoded by the coding sequence ATGGCAGATGGCGAAAAGTTGATCCCTATCAACATTGAAGAGCAAATGAAATCAGCGTATATCGATTATTCGATGTCGGTTATTGTATCAAGAGCATTACCAGATGTAAGAGATGGGTTAAAACCAGTTCACCGAAGAGTTTTATTTGGTATGCATGAGCTTGGAATTAAAGCAACAGGATCATATAAGAAATCAGCAAGAATTGTAGGGGAAGTGTTAGGTAAGTATCACCCACATGGAGATACATCTGTATATGATTCTATGGTACGTATGGCGCAAAGTTGGAGTGTGCGTTATATGATGGTTGATGGTCAGGGTAACTTTGGTTCAGTTGATGGTGATTCACCAGCAGCAATGCGTTATACTGAGGTTAGAATGCAGAAGATATCAGAAGATATGTTAGCTGATATTGAGAAAGAAACTGTTGATCATCGTTTGAATTTTGATGATACTTTACAAGAACCAACAGTATTACCAACACGTATACCTAATTTATTAGTAAACGGAGCTTCTGGAATTGCAGTAGGTATGGCAACAAACATGGCGCCGCATAACTTAACTGAAGTTGTTAACGGTACGCTTGCTTATATTGAAAATAGAGATATAGAGATTGATGAGTTAATGGAACACATCAAAGCACCAGATTTCCCTACAGGAGGAACCATTTATGGTTATGAAGGTGTTCGTGATGCTTTTCATACTGGTAGAGGACGTATTGTAATGCGTGCAAAGACTTCTTTTGAAGAAGTAAAAGGAAGAGAGTGTATTATTGTTACTGAGATTCCTTATCAGGTTAACAAAGCAGAAATGATTAAAAAAACTGCGGAGTTAGTAAATGATAAAAAACTAGAGGGGATTGCGAATATTCGTGATGAATCGGATAGAAACGGAATGCGTATCGTTTATATTTTAAAGCGTGATGCTATTCCTAATATTGTCTTAAATAAGTTATATAAATATACACAATTACAAACATCGTTTAGTGTAAATAATATTGCTTTAGTAAAAGGACGTCCAGAACAATTAAATTTAAAACAATTAATTCATTATTTCGTAGAACATAGACATGAGGTTGTTGTTCGTAGAACGGAGTTTGAATTGAAAAAAGCTGAAGCGAGAGCACATATTTTAGAAGGATTAATTATTGCTTCTGATAATATTGATGAAGTAATTAAAATTATTCGTGCTTCTAAAAATGGTGATGAAGCTCGAGAGAAATTAATCGAGCGTTTTGAATTGTCTGAAATTCAGGCAAAAGCAATTGTAGAAATGCGTTTGCGTCAGTTAACAGGACTAGAGCAAGATAAGTTACGTGCAGAGTTTGACGAAATTATGTTAACAATTGCTGACTTAAAAGATATTTTAGCAAACGAATCAAGACGTTACCAAATAATTACAGATGAGTTAATTCATATTAGAGATAAGTATGGAGATGAGCGTCGTTCTGTAATTCATTATGCAGGAGGTGATATGCGTATCGAAGATATGATACCTAATTCTAAAGTTGTGGTAACTATTTCTCATGCAGGTTATGTAAAACGTACCAATCTTGATGAATATAAAGTTCAAAATAGAGGAGGGCGTGGACAAAAAGGAGCAACAACACGTAATGAAGATTTCTTAGAACATTTATTTGTAGGAACAAATCATCAATATATGATGTTCTTTACCCAAAAAGGAAAAGTATTCTGGATGCGTGTGTACGAAATACCAGAAGGAGGTAAGAATACTAAGGGTAGAGCAATGCAAAACTTAATCAATATCGAGCCAGATGATAAAGTAAAAGCTTTCTTAGTTACACAAGATTTAAAAGACGAAGATTATATTAATAGTCACTATGTAATTATGGCTACCAAGAAAGGTCAGGTTAAGAAAACATCATTAGAGCAATATTCTCGACCAAGAACTAACGGTATAAATGCAATAACTATTAAAGAAGGAGATGAGCTTTTAGAAGCAAAATTAACGACTGGTGATAGCCAAGTAATGTTAGCATTAAAATCAGGTAAATCTATTCGTTTTGAAGAAGCAAAGACCCGTCCTATGGGAAGAACTGCATCAGGAGTTCGTGGTATAACTTTACAGCACGATAAAGATGAGGTTATTGGTATGATTGCTGTAAATGATATGGAAAGTAATATCCTAGTGGTTTCTGAAAAAGGATATGGTAAAAGATCTAAGTTAGAAGATTATCGTGTAACTAACCGAGGAGGTAAAGGTGTTAAAACATTAAATATCTCTGAAAAAACAGGTGAGTTAGTAGCTATTAAAAATGTAGATGATTCAAATGATTTAATGATTATTAATAAATCTGGTTTAACAATTCGTATGGCTGTTGAAGATTTACGTGTAATGGGACGAGCAACACAAGGTGTTCGTTTGATTAATATTAAAGATTCTGATAGTATAGCAGCAGTAGCTAAAGTTATGCGAGAAGATGATGAAGATGAAGAAGTTGTTGAAGGAGAGGAAGATAATGGCACGGAAATTGAAAATGAAACAAACGAAGGTCAAGAATAA
- a CDS encoding lipopolysaccharide assembly protein LapB: MKKQLLTLSLGLMSLGLMAQKTELKAAEKAIKKQDFTSAITTLNSVEGAVMINGEDKYKSKFFFLKGKALAAKKDYKASAAAFKELLAMSKNKYSEEAKPILNEMIQEVSKKAVDLYNNKKDFKNAADNFYLTYVLSPTDTSFVYNAAISATQAKEYDTAIKYYKELRKIGYTGVETQYLATNKLTGKVENLDSKAQRDLMVKSKKYIKPEDKSSESKTAVIVKNIALLLQQQGKTDEAIAAFKDARASNPKDLNLILNESQLYIDMGDMEKFGTLMSEAISLDPENPTLYYNLGVVNFNEGRMEDAKKYYQKAVDLKPDYADAYMNLAVVVLDKDKKIVEDMNNNLNNFKKYDALALQQKEVYKEALPFLEKADGLKRSIDTVKTLMNLYEVLEKETEATKYRDLYKSMK; the protein is encoded by the coding sequence ATGAAAAAACAACTATTAACGCTGTCTTTAGGGTTAATGTCATTAGGTTTAATGGCACAGAAAACTGAGTTAAAAGCAGCAGAGAAAGCTATAAAGAAACAAGATTTTACAAGTGCTATTACGACTCTAAATTCAGTAGAAGGAGCAGTAATGATAAATGGTGAAGATAAATATAAATCTAAATTCTTCTTTTTAAAAGGAAAAGCATTAGCAGCTAAAAAAGATTATAAAGCGTCTGCAGCAGCTTTTAAAGAGTTGTTGGCTATGAGTAAAAATAAATACTCAGAAGAAGCTAAGCCAATCTTGAATGAAATGATTCAAGAAGTTTCTAAAAAAGCTGTTGATTTATATAATAATAAAAAAGATTTTAAGAATGCGGCTGATAATTTTTATTTGACATATGTTTTAAGCCCGACAGATACTTCTTTTGTTTATAATGCAGCTATTTCTGCAACACAAGCAAAAGAGTATGATACTGCTATTAAGTATTATAAAGAATTAAGAAAAATTGGTTATACAGGTGTTGAAACTCAATATTTAGCAACAAACAAATTAACAGGTAAGGTAGAAAACTTAGATTCTAAAGCTCAAAGAGATTTAATGGTAAAATCAAAGAAATACATTAAGCCTGAAGATAAATCATCTGAATCTAAAACAGCTGTTATTGTTAAAAATATAGCATTGCTTTTACAACAACAAGGTAAAACAGATGAAGCTATAGCGGCTTTTAAAGATGCTCGCGCTTCAAACCCCAAAGATTTAAACTTAATCTTAAACGAATCTCAGCTGTATATTGATATGGGAGATATGGAAAAGTTTGGAACATTAATGAGTGAAGCTATTTCTTTAGATCCAGAAAACCCTACATTATATTACAACCTAGGTGTTGTTAACTTTAATGAAGGTAGAATGGAAGATGCTAAAAAATATTACCAAAAAGCAGTTGACTTAAAACCTGATTATGCTGATGCTTATATGAATTTAGCTGTAGTAGTTTTAGATAAGGATAAGAAGATTGTTGAAGATATGAATAACAATTTAAACAACTTTAAAAAGTATGATGCATTAGCTTTACAACAAAAAGAAGTTTATAAAGAAGCGTTACCTTTCTTAGAAAAGGCTGATGGTTTAAAAAGAAGTATTGATACTGTTAAAACACTTATGAATTTATATGAGGTTTTAGAAAAGGAAACAGAAGCAACGAAATATAGAGACTTATATAAGTCGATGAAATAG
- a CDS encoding C40 family peptidase: MSFGICNLSIVPLRLEPTDTSEMVNQVVFGEPFKILEKAKKWSKIRLSFDNYEGFIDNKQYEEITEEVYISLSEENKSYAGELIDFITDNNHNLTTIPLGARLPFLKNKSININTTSYFYEGKVCAKKLSKAAIIDTSFLFLNVPYLWGGKSPFGIDCSGFTQTVYKLCGYNLLRDAKQQATQGEFLSFIEESEPGDLAFFDNEEGIITHVGIIMNDYKIIHAHGKVRIDKLDHSGIYNVDTNKHTHKLRVIKRLIK; encoded by the coding sequence ATGTCTTTCGGAATTTGTAATTTAAGTATTGTACCACTTCGACTTGAACCAACTGACACGTCAGAAATGGTAAATCAAGTAGTTTTTGGTGAACCTTTTAAAATTTTAGAAAAAGCTAAAAAGTGGAGTAAAATTCGGTTAAGCTTCGATAATTATGAAGGTTTTATCGATAATAAACAATATGAAGAAATCACCGAAGAGGTATATATTTCTTTATCCGAGGAAAACAAAAGTTATGCTGGTGAGTTAATTGATTTTATTACTGATAATAACCATAATTTAACAACTATTCCACTAGGAGCAAGACTTCCGTTTTTAAAAAATAAAAGTATCAACATAAATACGACTTCCTATTTTTACGAAGGAAAGGTATGTGCTAAAAAATTATCTAAAGCAGCTATTATTGATACTTCATTTTTATTTTTAAATGTCCCATATTTATGGGGAGGAAAATCTCCTTTTGGTATTGACTGCTCTGGTTTTACACAAACAGTTTATAAGCTATGTGGTTATAATTTATTACGCGATGCTAAACAACAAGCTACGCAAGGTGAATTTTTAAGCTTTATTGAAGAAAGTGAACCTGGTGATTTAGCCTTTTTTGACAACGAAGAAGGTATTATTACGCACGTAGGTATTATTATGAATGATTATAAGATTATTCATGCACATGGTAAAGTTAGAATAGATAAGCTAGATCATAGTGGTATATACAATGTAGACACAAATAAGCATACGCATAAGCTAAGAGTTATTAAACGATTAATTAAATAA
- a CDS encoding acetyl-CoA C-acyltransferase: MKEVVIVSVARTPIGSFLGSLSTIPAPKLGAIAIKGALDKINLKPEMVEEVFMGNVVSAGLGQAPARQAAIFAGIPNTVPCTTVNKVCSSGMKSIMLAAQTIALGDAEVVVAGGMENMSMIPHYQHARTGSKFGPIKMEDGLQKDGLVDAYEQVAMGVCADECATEYEFTREDQDAFAIESYTRSANAWKEGKYADEIVPVEIPQRRGEPVIFSEDEEYKNVKMEKIPALRAAFTKDGTVTAANASTINDGGAALVLMSADKALELGLTPLAKIKGYADAAHEPKWFTTAPAKALPKALAKAGVAIDDVDYFELNEAFSIVGLANMKILGLSADKVNVNGGAVSLGHPLGVSGARIIIALTSILKQNDAKIGAAGICNGGGGASAMVIERV; this comes from the coding sequence ATGAAAGAAGTAGTTATTGTATCAGTTGCAAGAACACCGATAGGTAGTTTCTTAGGATCTTTATCAACAATACCAGCACCAAAATTAGGAGCTATAGCAATTAAAGGTGCCCTAGATAAAATAAACTTAAAACCAGAAATGGTTGAAGAGGTTTTTATGGGAAATGTAGTTTCTGCCGGATTAGGACAAGCTCCTGCACGTCAAGCCGCTATTTTTGCTGGAATTCCGAATACTGTACCTTGTACTACTGTTAATAAAGTTTGTTCTTCGGGTATGAAATCTATCATGTTAGCTGCGCAAACAATTGCTTTAGGTGATGCAGAAGTTGTAGTTGCTGGTGGTATGGAAAACATGAGTATGATTCCTCATTATCAACATGCAAGAACTGGTTCTAAATTTGGACCTATTAAGATGGAAGACGGCCTACAAAAAGATGGTTTAGTTGATGCTTATGAGCAAGTTGCAATGGGAGTTTGTGCTGATGAATGTGCTACTGAATATGAGTTTACTAGAGAAGACCAAGATGCTTTTGCTATTGAATCTTATACACGTTCTGCAAATGCATGGAAAGAAGGTAAATATGCTGATGAAATTGTACCTGTAGAAATACCTCAACGTCGTGGTGAACCAGTTATTTTTTCTGAAGATGAAGAATATAAAAATGTGAAAATGGAGAAAATTCCTGCTTTACGTGCTGCTTTTACTAAAGACGGAACAGTAACTGCTGCAAATGCATCAACTATTAATGATGGTGGTGCTGCATTGGTTTTAATGTCGGCAGATAAAGCTTTAGAATTAGGTTTAACTCCTCTTGCTAAAATTAAAGGGTATGCTGATGCTGCTCATGAACCTAAATGGTTTACAACTGCTCCTGCAAAAGCTTTACCAAAAGCATTAGCCAAAGCTGGTGTTGCTATAGATGATGTAGATTACTTCGAACTAAACGAAGCATTCTCTATTGTTGGTTTAGCAAACATGAAAATATTAGGTTTATCTGCCGATAAAGTAAATGTAAATGGTGGTGCTGTTTCTTTAGGACATCCATTAGGGGTTTCTGGAGCAAGAATAATTATTGCTTTAACATCAATACTTAAACAAAACGATGCAAAAATTGGAGCTGCTGGTATTTGTAACGGTGGTGGTGGTGCCAGTGCAATGGTAATAGAAAGAGTTTAA
- a CDS encoding HD family phosphohydrolase: protein MSNFINKLYKNNAIIYKVLLFLIAVVAIVYLFPKGGQFKYDFPQGKPWQYDNLYAPFDFAIQKTDDEIVKETREIRGNVKKYFVYDKKIENQVLTSYNDKKKSTDSLTKKEINTLKVLGKRIIKKIYKYGFLDDISINKAKKGELIILRKGNSIEDISFSKLIQSKDVLKFISKNLKGIGVYQKGLLLDHLSEVIKANVTFDAKYSDKELKEALKSISYAKGKVSKGELIILKGDIVEGKNFNVLKSYETASGSQTWTKVNSYWIIFGYTILVALALLMQLLFLHKYRLDIFNNNNKVTFIFFNIFLMIFVQTLVVEYNAEYLYVVPLSILPIVLKAFFDARLGLFTHVLTVLLLGFIVPNSFEFIYLHIIAGIVTILTVSELYKRASLFVAIGQITLIYMITYFAFSILKEGSADTINWKYFGLFAANGLMSFLAVFFIYFYEKLFGLVSDVTLLELSNTNSKLLRELNEKAPGTFQHSMQVANLAEAAANEIGANSMLVRTGALYHDIGKMAKPMYFTENQSTGVNPHNVLQPKDSARIILDHVINGIEIAKKNKLPDRIIDFIRTHHGTSVTYYFYKQELENNPGKEVNIKKFQYQGPIPFSKETAILMMCDSAEAASKSLKNPTAQSIDNLIDKIIDKQKNDNQFLNSDITFREIEKIKKIIKNKLMNIYHLRVEYPD from the coding sequence ATGAGCAATTTCATAAACAAGTTATATAAGAATAATGCAATTATTTATAAGGTATTATTATTTTTAATTGCTGTTGTGGCAATAGTATATTTGTTTCCTAAAGGTGGGCAATTTAAGTATGATTTTCCTCAGGGAAAACCTTGGCAGTATGATAATTTGTATGCTCCATTTGACTTTGCAATTCAAAAAACAGATGATGAAATCGTTAAAGAAACTAGAGAAATTAGAGGCAATGTTAAAAAGTATTTTGTTTATGATAAAAAAATTGAAAATCAAGTTTTAACATCTTACAACGATAAAAAAAAATCAACAGACTCTTTAACCAAAAAAGAAATAAATACTTTAAAAGTTTTAGGAAAACGAATTATAAAAAAAATATATAAGTATGGCTTTTTAGATGATATAAGTATAAATAAAGCAAAGAAAGGAGAACTTATAATTTTAAGAAAAGGGAATTCAATAGAAGATATTTCTTTTTCTAAGCTAATTCAATCTAAAGATGTATTAAAATTTATATCTAAGAACTTAAAAGGAATCGGGGTATATCAAAAAGGGCTGCTTTTAGATCATTTATCGGAAGTAATTAAGGCGAACGTTACTTTTGATGCTAAGTATAGCGATAAAGAGTTAAAAGAAGCTTTAAAGAGTATCTCTTATGCTAAAGGAAAAGTATCTAAGGGGGAATTAATAATTTTAAAAGGAGACATTGTAGAAGGGAAAAATTTTAATGTTTTAAAGTCGTATGAAACAGCTTCTGGTTCTCAAACATGGACAAAAGTAAACTCTTATTGGATTATATTTGGATACACCATTCTAGTAGCCTTAGCCTTGTTAATGCAGCTACTTTTTCTTCATAAATACCGATTAGATATTTTTAATAATAATAATAAAGTAACCTTTATTTTCTTTAATATCTTTTTAATGATTTTTGTACAAACACTTGTAGTTGAATACAATGCTGAGTATTTGTATGTGGTTCCGTTAAGTATTTTGCCAATTGTGTTAAAAGCTTTTTTTGATGCAAGATTAGGGTTGTTTACACATGTACTAACAGTGTTATTATTAGGGTTTATAGTGCCTAATAGTTTTGAGTTTATATACTTGCATATTATTGCAGGTATCGTAACTATATTAACTGTTTCTGAGCTTTATAAAAGAGCAAGTTTGTTTGTAGCAATAGGGCAAATTACTTTAATTTATATGATTACCTATTTTGCTTTCTCTATTTTAAAAGAGGGGAGTGCAGATACCATAAATTGGAAGTATTTTGGTTTGTTTGCCGCAAATGGTTTAATGTCTTTCCTTGCAGTATTCTTTATTTATTTTTATGAAAAATTATTTGGGTTGGTTTCAGATGTAACTTTATTAGAACTGTCAAACACCAATTCAAAATTATTAAGAGAACTAAACGAGAAAGCACCAGGAACCTTTCAGCATTCAATGCAAGTAGCAAATTTAGCAGAAGCCGCAGCAAACGAAATAGGTGCTAACTCAATGTTGGTAAGAACAGGCGCTTTGTACCATGATATTGGTAAGATGGCAAAACCAATGTATTTTACAGAAAACCAATCAACAGGAGTAAACCCACACAACGTTTTACAGCCTAAAGATAGTGCCAGGATAATTTTAGATCATGTTATTAATGGTATTGAAATAGCAAAGAAAAACAAATTACCAGATAGAATTATTGATTTTATAAGAACCCACCATGGTACAAGTGTAACGTATTATTTTTATAAGCAAGAATTAGAGAATAATCCAGGTAAAGAAGTTAATATTAAAAAATTTCAATACCAAGGACCAATTCCGTTTTCAAAAGAAACAGCAATTTTAATGATGTGTGATTCGGCAGAAGCAGCATCAAAAAGTTTAAAAAACCCAACCGCACAATCAATAGATAATTTAATTGATAAAATTATAGACAAGCAAAAAAACGATAATCAGTTCCTGAATTCTGATATTACGTTTAGAGAAATAGAAAAAATAAAAAAAATTATTAAGAATAAGTTGATGAATATCTACCACTTACGTGTTGAGTATCCAGATTAG
- a CDS encoding CARDB domain-containing protein — MKKLFTLISFLTFLISHSQILKISNKILDTNNCVSQFNVKINLQENDEKTYYLNLNDRPDKIPLTLDNNGQTVTTITNISKDITITLMTDVVVKVLFFPVTVPTALYSVNLNKCPKDSNSGNPDLEYIEALITSECNSCSSPLSNLNGNRHILSKYGGSININQIIIKNSGSVKSNTTKIKYYLSSNTTIEENIDYVLTTETAIPAINANSSKSVGQSIFGSDIGNSITFGYYYIIGEIDGENQITEENENNNTFIIPVRYRENFNSRSGGRLIKDLLFVRNINGQLMNKKTIITNKEEEKQIITTLPKGLYFIEKNGKKSKLYKQN, encoded by the coding sequence ATGAAAAAATTATTCACACTCATTTCTTTTCTTACTTTTTTAATATCACATTCACAAATACTTAAAATTAGTAACAAAATTCTAGATACTAATAATTGTGTAAGTCAGTTTAATGTAAAAATTAACCTTCAAGAAAATGATGAAAAAACCTATTATTTAAACCTGAATGATAGACCAGATAAAATACCTTTAACATTAGATAATAATGGTCAAACTGTTACAACTATAACAAATATTTCAAAAGACATCACCATTACACTTATGACAGATGTTGTCGTTAAAGTTCTGTTTTTTCCAGTAACTGTTCCAACTGCTTTATATAGCGTAAATTTAAACAAGTGTCCCAAGGATTCAAATTCAGGTAATCCTGATTTAGAATATATCGAAGCATTAATTACAAGTGAGTGTAATTCATGCAGCTCTCCATTAAGTAATTTAAATGGTAATCGACATATTTTATCTAAATATGGAGGCTCAATTAATATTAATCAAATTATTATCAAAAATTCAGGATCAGTAAAATCAAATACAACTAAAATAAAATATTACTTATCTTCTAATACTACAATAGAAGAAAATATTGACTATGTTTTAACAACTGAAACAGCTATACCTGCCATAAATGCAAACTCATCTAAGTCAGTAGGTCAGAGTATATTTGGTAGTGATATAGGTAATTCTATAACTTTTGGTTACTATTATATTATTGGGGAAATTGATGGAGAAAATCAAATAACAGAGGAAAATGAAAATAATAATACATTTATTATTCCTGTTAGATATAGAGAAAATTTTAATTCAAGATCAGGAGGTAGATTAATAAAAGATCTTTTATTTGTTAGAAATATTAATGGTCAATTAATGAATAAAAAAACTATTATTACTAATAAAGAAGAAGAAAAACAAATAATTACAACTTTACCTAAAGGCTTATACTTTATAGAAAAAAATGGTAAAAAGAGTAAATTATACAAACAAAATTAA